Proteins encoded within one genomic window of Anopheles gambiae chromosome 3, idAnoGambNW_F1_1, whole genome shotgun sequence:
- the LOC1280536 gene encoding kinase D-interacting substrate of 220 kDa isoform X10 — translation MGSLGHRSLLQYLETDDLAGLKSFLGTRHLQVDDRDENNTTVLMVASGRGATHFVKELLARGADVQAQDLDSWTALHFAAKAGHVGIVELLLDNGAELEHRDMGGWTALMWGSYKGHTSVVALLLQRGADVQAHGNYHLNPLLWASGRGHTEIVRLLVNTGGAKVNVGDKYGTTPLVWACRKGSAEIVDVLLKAGANVDTAGMYSWTPLLVAVSGGFQECVSLLLERKPNVNALDKDGMTALSIACREGLTEIASALIAAGAYLNVQDRAGDTPLINAVKGGHRSVVEILMKRHVDVDIQGKDKKTALYTAVEKGHTAIVKLILQSNPDLELSTKDGDTALLRAVRNRNLEIVQMLLERKAKVGATDKRGDTCLHVAMRARSKAIVEALLSNPKYGQLLYRSNKEGETPYAIDATHQKTILGQVFGNRRLNANEDSEGMLGYGLYSSALADVLSEPTLTTPITVGLYAKWGSGKSFLLTELRDEMKNFAHSWSEPPIDASWLFFLISLHLVLVIGTVVGLATWSYVWGMVTGATLLVLIYFTDILLKFLDRRYDLEWLYSLNYGLSRKLGRLRLILQVAFCHPPGPQSDQQPMPVRFHFAEASGAAPNGDAAVALMLASLFDAIEAHYGSLATGLYRAFRPKPLKATGGWKWRKMCCMPVVLMFELGMLGILATASLSIVYSEYGLEGREEIAVAIYVLLGILLAGAIANLHAWSKLIGALFMSQGKHLKRAFNSNEAAPLTALGAEVSLMTDMVRCLDAFTGQQSRLVGVVDALDSCDTERTLTILNAVQTLLSGPQRPFVLLLAVDPHVIAKAAEANSRRLFTEGGIGGHDFLRNLVHLPVYLQNSGLRKVQRAQNTAMSAYRRAMPDLSRDDDQPHLGHSASVRRLSNASEIMSSQEKLRAMPSSSRGGSKKLRVSDSIASSIGSNLHKLGQNPPVDLSKIILTDDYFSDVNPRSMRRLMNVIYITVRLLKAFQIDFSWYRLSSWINLTEQWPLRASMIVLEHDQGGDSFDDSVSLQAVYDKVRPKLTCLREAAALLDLDRDERKLDAFLQLHKSDLLVSDLRIFLPFTINLDPYLRKVLKEDQQALEDEGIIIPMKTVLPPSKPSGFVPHHHHRAPVGGVLQPTPQHPNNLTNWPNFYNPQPQAMALMSYYNQNWANFPAGVYGTNALLGEPLPKPGSVGGGPIITEHPPHEQHSTLGSNSGRSSKTTTGALQKSSSNGLATSPPIDIDLSNVQLSSLTVEQLIELLEKVNDLKPAMERTAPILRENAISGRVLMYCNLEELKSVLRLSFGHWEMFKLLVTALREASVTQPASRKLSTKTTSFAKGTNDSVEMQEPIAQSTPPFGSSTSSFQPIRQKSQNLLEKQPAKVHDYEYLQVTLEEQMICGALQTLNEDAFEDVVSSSERPSPTGEMFSQYLAPIRESSEIGSPPRLTYNLTNPNLTDLAASNGTLNGDDSGVGGGGSVGVGGGGGGGSTSSGSHLGLRSGSGRHSRSHSLHDDASLTSIVVIPTFLTTSPNGASSNNNNNNNNTTTNINDTKL, via the exons ATGGGATCGTTGGGCCACCGTTCGCTCCTACAGTACCTGGAAACGGATGATCTAGCTGGACTAAAATCATTCCTCGGCACCCGCCACCTGCAGGTCGACGATCGAGATGAG AACAACACCACAGTGCTGATGGTCGCAAGCGGCCGCGGTGCGACCCATTTCGTGAAGGAACTACTGGCCCGGGGTGCCGATGTACAGGCGCAGGATTTGGACAGCTGGACGGCGCTGCACTTCGCCGCCAAGGCCGGCCATGTCGGGAtcgtggagctgctgctggacaaCGGGGCGGAGCTGGAGCACCGCGACATGGGCGGCTGGACGGCGCTCATGTGGGGCTCGTACAAGGGGCACACCAGCGtggtggcgctgctgctgcagcgcggTGCCGACGTGCAGGCACACGGCAACTACCACCTCAACCCGCTGCTCTGGGCGTCCGGTCGTGGCCACACGGAGATCGTGCGCCTGCTAGTCAACACGGGCGGGGCGAAGGTGAACGTTGGCGATAAG TACGGAACGACCCCGCTGGTGTGGGCCTGCCGCAAGGGAAGCGCGGAGATAGTGGACGTTCTACTGAAAGCCGGCGCGAACGTGGATACCGCCGGCATGTACTCGTGGACACCGCTGCTCGTAGCGGTCAGTGGCGGCTTTCAGGAATGTGTCTCCCTGCTGCTCGAGCGCAAGCCAAACGTGAACGCCCTGGACAAGGACGGCATGACGGCGCTCTCGATCGCGTGCCGCGAAGGGCTCACCGAGATCGCGTCGGCCCTGATCGCGGCCGGTGCCTACCTGAACGTGCAGGATCGGGCCGGCGACACGCCGCTGATCAACGCCGTCAAGGGCGGACACCGGAGCGTGGTCGAGATCCTGATGAAGCGCCACGTGGACGTAGACATCCAGGGAAAGGACAAGAAGACGGCCCTGTACACGGCGGTCGAGAAGGGCCACACCGCGATCGTGAAGCTGATCCTGCAGTCCAACCCGGACCTGGAGCTATCAACCAAAGACGGCGACACCGCGCTGCTGCGGGCGGTGCGCAACCGCAACCTCGAGATCGTGCAGATGCTGCTGGAGCGCAAGGCGAAGGTGGGCGCGACGGACAAGCGAGGCGACACCTGTCTGCACGTGGCGATGCGGGCCCGCTCGAAGGCGATCGTGGAGGCGCTGCTGAGCAACCCGAAGTACGGCCAGCTGCTGTACCGGTCGAACAAGGAGGGCGAAACGCCGTACGCGATCGATGCGACGCACCAGAAGACGATCCTCGGGCAGGTGTTTGGCAATCGGCGGCTGAACGCGAACGAAGACTCGGAGGGTATGCTCGGGTATGGGCTGTACTCGTCGGCGCTCGCTGACGTGCTGAGCGAACCCACGCTTACCACCCCGATCACGGTGGGACTGTACGCGAAGTGGGGCAGCGGGAAGAGCTTCCTGCTGACAGAGCTGCGGGACGAAATGAAGAACTTTGCCCACTCGTGGTCGGAGCCGCCGATCGACGCGTCCTGGCTGTTCTTTCTGATCAGCCTGCATCTGGTGCTGGTGATCGGGACGGTGGTCGGGCTGGCCACCTGGAGCTACGTGTGGGGCATGGTGACGGGGGCCACCCTGCTGGTGCTGATTTACTTTACCGACATTCTGCTAAAGTTCCTCGACCGTCGGTACGATCTCGAGTGGCTGTACTCGCTCAACTACGGGCTGTCGCGCAAGCTCGGCCGGCTGCGGCTGATACTGCAGGTCGCGTTCTGCCATCCGCCCGGGCCGCAGAGCGACCAGCAACCGATGCCGGTACGGTTTCACTTTGCCGAGGCGAGCGGGGCCGCCCCGAACGGTGATGCGGCCGTGGCGCTGATGCTGGCCTCGCTGTTCGACGCGATCGAGGCGCACTACGGTTCGTTGGCGACCGGGCTTTATCGTGCCTTTCGACCGAAACctt TAAAAGCAACCGGTGGCTGGAAATGGCGTAAAATGTGCTGCATGCCGGTAGTGCTGATGTTCGAGCTCGGCATGCTGGGCATCCTGGCGACGGCCTCGCTCTCCATCGTGTACTCCGAGTACGGGCTGGAGGGCCGGGAGGAGATAGCGGTGGCGATCTACGTCCTGCTGGGCATCCTGCTCGCCGGCGCGATTGCGAACCTGCACGCCTGGTCGAAGCTTATCGGTGCCTTGTTTATGTCGCAGGGCAAACACCTGAAGCGTGCCTTCAACAGCAACGAGGCGGCCCCACTGACGGCGCTCGGTGCCGAGGTCAGCCTGATGACGGATATGGTGCGCTGTCTGGACGCGTTCACCGGCCAGCAGAGCCGGCTGGTCGGCGTGGTCGATGCGCTCGATTCCTGCGACACCGAGCGCACGCTCACGATACTGAACGCGGTGCAGACGCTGCTGTCCGGGCCGCAGCGACCgttcgtgctgctgctcgcggTCGATCCGCATGTGATAGCGAAGGCGGCCGAAGCCAACAGCCGGCGACTGTTCACGGAGGGCGGCATCGGCGGGCACGACTTCCTGCGCAATCTGGTGCATCTGCCGGTGTACCTGCAGAACTCGGGCCTGCGCAAGGTGCAGCGGGCCCAGAACACCGCCATGTCGGCGTACCGGCGTGCCATGCCGGATCTGAGCCGGGACGACGATCAGCCGCACCTGGGCCATTCGGCATCGGTCCGGCGGCTGTCGAACGCGTCGGAGATTATGTCGTCGCAGGAGAAGCTGCGCGCGATGCCGAGCTCGTCCCGCGGGGGTAGCAAAAAGCTGCGCGTATCCGACTCGATCGCAAGCTCGATCGGGTCGAACCTGCACAAGCTTGGCCAAAACCCGCCGGTGGATCTGTCGAAAATCATTCTCACCGATGATTACTTCAGCGACGTGAATCCGAGAAGCATGCGAAGACTGATGAACGTCATCTACATCACCG TTCGGTTGCTGAAAGCTTTCCAGATCGATTTCAGCTGGTACCGGTTGAGCTCGTGGATCAATCTCACCGAACAGTGGCCGCTGCGTGCTAGCATGATCGTGCTGGAACACGATCAGGGCGGCGACAGCTTCGACGATTCGGTTTCCCTGCAAGCTGTATACGATAA AGTGCGCCCGAAGCTGACGTGCCTGCGGGAAGCGGCTGCACTGCTCGATCTCGATCGCGACGAGCGCAAGCTGGACGCATTTTTGCAGCTGCACAAGTCTGACCTGCTCGTGTCGGATCTGCGCATCTTCCTACCGTTCACCATCAACCTCGATCCGTACCTCCGGAAGGTGCTGAAAGAGGACCAGCAAGCGCTCGAGGACGAGGGTATCATCATACCGATGAAAACCGTACTGCCACCGAGCAAACCGAGCGGATTCGTGccgcaccatcaccatcggGCGCCGGTTGGCGGCGTGCTGCAGCCCACCCCGCAGCATCCCAACAATCTGACCAACTGGCCCAACTTCTACAACCCGCAGCCGCAGGCAATGGCGCTGATGAGCTACTACAATCAGAACTGGGCCAACTTCCCAGCAGGAGTTTACGGCACGAATGCGCTGCTGGGTGAACCGCTGCCCAAACCGGGCTCTGTCGGCGGCGGCCCCATCATTACCGAGCATCCGCCGCACGAACAGCATTCCACACTCGGCAGCAACAGCGGTCGTAGCAGCAAGACCACCACCGGTGCCCTGCAAAAATCCTCCAGCAACGGTCTGGCGACGAGTCCACCGATCGATATCGACCTATCGAACGTGCAGCTGTCCAGCCTGACGGTTGAGCAGCTGATCGAGCTGCTCGAGAAGGTGAACGATCTGAAACCGGCCATGGAGCGTACCGCGCCGATTCTGCGCGAAAATGCCATCTCCGGCCGGGTGCTGATGTACTGCAATCTGGAGGAGCTCAAGTCGGTGCTGCGGCTTAGCTTCGGGCACTGGGAGATGTTCAAGCTGCTGGTGACGGCACTGCGGGAAGCGAGCGTAACACAACCGGCCAGCCGGAAGCTATCCACCAAGACGACCTCGTTCGCGAAGGGGACGAACGATTCGGTGGAGATGCAGGAACCGATCGCCCAGTCAACGCCACCGTTCGGATCATCGACGAGCAGCTTCCAGCCGATCCGTCAAAAATCCCAAAATCTGCTGGAAAAACAG CCAGCAAAAGTGCATGATTACGAATATCTCCAG GTGACGCTCGAGGAGCAGATGATCTGCGGCGCACTGCAAACGCTGAACGAGGACGCGTTCGAGGATGtggtcagcagcagcgagcGGCCCAGCCCAACCGGTGAGATGTTTAGCCAGTACCTGGCGCCAATACGGGAAAGCTCGGAAATCGGTTCACCGCCTCGCCTCACTTACAACCTTACTAACCCAAACCTGACCGATCTGGCCGCCAGCAACGGTACGCTGAACGGTGACGACAGTggcgtcggtggtggtggcagcgttggcgtcggcggcggcggcggcggcggcagcaccagcagcggcagccaTCTCGGCCTCCGGTCCGGTTCCGGCCGGCACAGTCGTTCCCACAGCCTGCATGACGATGCATCGCTGACCAGCATCGTGGTCATTCCCACCTTCCTAACTACGTCCCCTAATGgcgccagcagcaacaacaacaacaacaacaacaacaccactaCCAATATCAACGACACCAAGCTCTAA